Proteins found in one Pagrus major chromosome 20, Pma_NU_1.0 genomic segment:
- the LOC141015642 gene encoding neoverrucotoxin subunit alpha-like has product MTSDVKHIAALGRPFTLGMLYDARKDELIPGLTFWDQQTLKEKTSEKPQQTSNFEVSASDSIESKSSLLDIEASLKVSFMSGLVEVGGSAKYLNDTKKFKNQSRVTCQYKATTHFSQLSVTQDETINTQQIDVIKKGTATHVVIGILYGADAFFVFDSEKLDASSVKNIQGHMEAVIKKIPSFDIEGKVNIKLTDEEKDVTKKFSCKFYGDFILESNPASFEEAVKTYVELPKLLREKGTDTVPLTVWLMPLKVFDHTAAELKREISVGLVGKLQDALEDLREMEMRCNDSLDDTVVENFPQIQDELNKFKNCCNRYVSNLKTNIAKKLPSIREGEEDESSVEKLLEDRKESPFSHEKLDKWLDHKEREINVIRSCVEMMEGTKIVPNQSELDREVLAAGVDDALCFVFTSLQSADPGLDAMDHYVHSQEKGCSHEDPWYYSDDVLDKMREKAKSVHHLAKALKNSRRFRFLVAAIDNEKYTGATIYQYKDGKLVTEDFSKPALPPVRKITDKRDLIWYACDLTLDPNTANGWLHLSEENKKATSGRWQYYPNHPERFDNLTQVLCKEGLSGRIYWEVELSHGWKDSVYVLAGYKGVARKGKGHDAELGCNSISWAFGKRTDKSKLKAWHNGEVWAAPIPAEGVNKVGVFLDHEGGTLSFYRVSMNSLRHLYTFDSSFTEPVYPGLWAYNTGNYAHICPIE; this is encoded by the exons ATGACCTCAGATGTCAAGCACATCGCTGCCCTGGGTCGACCTTTCACCCTAGGAATGCTCTATGATGCTCGCAAAGATGAACTGATCCCAG GTTTGACATTCTGGGATCAACAAACTCTAAAAGAGAAGACAAGTGAAAAGCCTCAACAAACCAGTAACTTTGAAGTTTCTGCATCTGACTCCATTGAATCCAAGTCCTCTCTGCTGGATATTGAAGCTTCTCTGAAGGTCAGTTTCATGAGTGGACTGGTTGAAGTTGGAGGATCTGCCAAGTATCTGAATGATACGAAGAAATTCAAgaatcagagcagagtgacGTGTCAGTACAAAGCTACCACACACTTCAGTCAGTTGTCAGTGACTCAAGATGAAACCATAAACACCCAACAGATAGATGTCATCAAGAAGGGCACGGCAACACATGTAGTCATAGGAATCCTTTATGGGGCAGatgctttctttgtgtttgacagtgAGAAGTTAGATGCCAGCAGCGTTAAGAACATCCAGGGCCACATGGAGGCTGTGATCAAGAAGATCCCCTCATTTGATATTGAGGGTAAAGTTAACATCAAACTGACTGATGAAGAAAAAGACGTGACCAAGAAATTCTCCTGCAAATTCTACGGAGACTTTATTCTTGAAAGCAACCCTGCATCATTTGAAGAGGCAGTGAAGACCTATGTAGAGCTTCCaaagctgctgagagaaaaaggaaCAGACACTGTTCCTCTGACGGTCTGGCTGATGCCTCTGAAGGTCTTTGACCATACTGCAGCTGAGCTGAAGAGAGAGATCAGCGTCGGATTAGTGGGGAAGCTGCAGGATGCTCTCGAAGATTTAAGGGAAATGGAAATGAGATGCAACGATTCTCTGGACGACACAGTGGTGGAGAATTTTCCACAGATCCAAGACGAGTTAAACAAGTTCAAGAACTGTTGTAATCGTTACGTATCCAACCTCAAGACGAACATCGCGAAGAAACTTCCCTCCATCCGTGAAGGTGAAGAAGACGAGAGCTCAGTAGAGAAACTCCTTGAAGACAGAAAGGAGTCaccattcagtcatgaaaaactAGACAAGTGGCTGGatcataaagagagagagatcaacGTCATCAGGTCCTGTGTGGAAATGATGGAGGGAACAAAGATCGTCCCAAATCAGTCAGAGCTGGACAGAGAGGTTCTTGCTGCAGGTGTCGATGATGCTCTGTGCTTCGTCTTCACCTCCCTGCAGAGTGCTGACCCCGGCCTGGATGCGATGGACCACTACGTGCATTCACAGGAAAAAGGGTGTAGCCATGAAGACCCATGGTACTACTCAGATGATGTTCTTgacaaaatgagagaaaaagccaAAAGTGTCCACCATCTTGCCAAAGCACTGAAAAACAGCCGCCGATTCCGTTTCCTTGTCGCCGCCATTGATAATGAGAAATACACGGGAGCAACCATCTACCAATACAAGGACGGCAAACTGGTCACTGAGGATTTTTCAAAGCCTGCCCTCCCTCCTGTGAGGAAAATCACAGACAAAAGAGATTTGATCTGGT ACGCCTGTGATCTCACCCTGgacccaaacacagcaaacgGCTGGCTCCATCTATCTGAGGAAAACAAGAAGGCGACAAGTGGTCGCTGGCAGTATTACCCTAACCACCCAGAGAGGTTTGACAATCTTACTCAGGTGTTGTGCAAAGAGGGGTTGAGTGGGCGCATTTACTGGGAGGTAGAGTTGAGTCACGGTTGGAAGGATTCTGTTTATGTACTTGCTGGGTACAAGGGAGTTGCGCGAAAAGGAAAAGGTCATGACGCTGAGCTTGGATGTAATTCAATATCATGGGCTTTTGGCAAAAGAACAGATAAATCCAAACTCAAGGCATGGCATAATGGTGAGGTGTGGGCTGCTCCTATTCCCGCCGAAGGTGTCAACAAAGTTGGGGTGTTTCTCGACCATGAAGgtggcactctgtccttctacagagtctccaTGAACAGCCTGAGACACCTTTACACCTTTGACTCCAGCTTCACTGAGCCTGTGTACCCAGGCCTGTGGGCTTATAACACTGGCAATTATGCGCACATCTGTCCAATTGAATAA
- the LOC141015792 gene encoding stonustoxin subunit alpha-like: protein MDSSDSLKVAALGRTFTLGTLYDALEDKLISRLTLQGQITNDPKPYNSFDIKASDSFNSKSSLLDIEASLKASFMSGLVEVGGSAKYLNDTKKFKNQSRVTLQYKATTHFKELSVTQLEAMINQQKDVIKRTTATHVVTKILYGADAFFVFDSEKLEDSSVQDIQGHMEAVIKKIPSFNLEGKVGLQLTDEEKKMTNEFSCKFYGDFILERNPTTFEDAVKTYVELPKLLRENEDKRAPVTVWLTPLKNYDPTAAELKREISVGLVGKLQDALEDLREMEMRCNDSLDDTVVQNFPQIREELNDFKTRCSRYASKLKRTMRDKFPLIREGKEDESSVEKLLDDRKESPFSREKLDKWLDHKEREINVIRSCVEMMEGTKIVQSQSALDREVLAAGVDDALCFIFTSLQSADPCLDEMDHYVHSLEKGCSHEDPWCYSDNVLETMREKAKSVHHLAKALKNSRRFRFLVAAIDNEKYTGATIYQYKDGKLVTEDFSKPALPPVRNITDKRDLIWYACDLTLDPNTANGYLHLSEDNKKATCDSWLYYPDHPERFDSLTQVLCKEGLSGRHYWEVELSNGAYDSVYVLAAYKGVARKGKGHDAELGCNSISWSFGKSTYKTGVSTLKAWHKNDMRPAPIPPEGVNKVGVFLDHEGGTLSFYRVSMNSLRHLYTFDSSFTEPLYPGLWAHEYYNYAHICPIE from the exons ATGGACAGCTCAGATTCCCTGAAAGTCGCTGCCCTGGGTCGAACTTTCACCCTGGGAACTCTCTACGATGCTCTGGAAGATAAACTGATCTCAC GCTTAACTCTCCAAGGGCAGATAACTAATGACCCTAAGCCTTACAATTCATTTGATATAAAGGCATCTGACTCCTTTAATTCAAAGTCCTCTCTGCTGGATATTGAAGCTTCTCTGAAGGCCAGTTTCATGAGTGGACTGGTTGAAGTTGGAGGATCTGCCAAGTATCTGAATGATACGAAGAAATTCAAgaatcagagcagagtgacGTTGCAGTACAAAGCTACCACACACTTCAAAGAGTTGTCAGTGACTCAACTTGAAGCCATGATCAACCAACAAAAAGATGTCATCAAGAGGACCACGGCAACACATGTAGTCACAAAAATCCTTTATGGGGCAGatgctttctttgtgtttgacagtgAGAAGTTAGAAGACAGCAGCGTTCAGGACATCCAGGGCCACATGGAGGCTGTGATCAAGAAGATCCCCTCATTTAATCTTGAGGGTAAAGTTGGCCTCCAGCtgactgatgaagaaaaaaagatgaccAACGAATTCTCCTGCAAATTCTACGGAGACTTCATCCTTGAAAGAAACCCTACAACATTTGAAGATGCAGTGAAGACCTATGTAGAGCTTCCaaagctgctgagagaaaatgaagacaaGAGGGCTCCAGTGACGGTCTGGCTGACTCCTCTGAAGAATTATGACCCTACTGCAGCTGAGCTGAAGAGAGAGATCAGCGTCGGATTAGTGGGGAAGCTGCAAGATGCTCTCGAAGATTTAAGGGAAATGGAAATGAGATGCAACGATTCTCTGGACGACACAGTGGTACAGAATTTTCCACAGATTCGAGAAGAGTTAAACGATTTTAAAACACGGTGTAGTCGTTATGCATCGAAGCTCAAGCGGACCATGAGGGATAAATTTCCCCTCATCCGTGAAGGTAAAGAAGACGAGAGCTCAGTAGAGAAACTCCTTGATGACAGAAAGGAGTCACCATTCAGTCGGGAAAAACTAGACAAGTGGCTGGatcataaagagagagagatcaacGTCATCAGGTCCTGTGTGGAAATGATGGAGGGAACAAAGATCGTCCAAAGTCAGTCAGCACTGGACAGAGAGGTTCTTGCTGCAGGTGTCGATGATGCTCTGTGCTTCATCTTCACCTCCCTGCAGAGTGCTGACCCCTGCCTGGATGAGATGGACCACTACGTGCATTCACTTGAAAAAGGGTGTAGCCATGAAGACCCATGGTGCTACTCAGATAATGTTCTTGAAACAATGAGAGAAAAAGCCAAAAGTGTCCACCATCTTGCCAAAGCACTGAAGAACAGCCGCCGATTCCGTTTCCTTGTCGCCGCCATTGATAATGAGAAATACACAGGAGCAACCATCTACCAATACAAGGACGGCAAACTGGTCACTGAGGATTTTTCAAAGCCTGCCCTCCCTCCTGTGAGGAATATCACAGACAAAAGAGATTTGATCTGGT ACGCCTGTGATCTCACCCTGgacccaaacacagcaaacgGCTACCTCCATCTATCAGAGGACAACAAGAAGGCGACATGTGATAGCTGGCTGTATTATCCTGATCACCCAGAGAGGTTTGACAGTCTTACTCAGGTGTTGTGCAAAGAGGGGTTGAGTGGGCGCCATTACTGGGAGGTAGAGTTGAGTAACGGTGCGTATGATTCTGTTTATGTACTTGCTGCGTACAAGGGAGTTGCACGAAAAGGAAAAGGTCATGACGCTGAGCTTGGATGTAATTCAATATCATGGTCTTTCGGCAAAAGCACATATAAAACAGGTGTATCCACACTCAAGGCATGGCATAAAAATGACATGCGTCCTGCTCCTATTCCCCCTGAAGGTGTCAACAAAGTTGGGGTGTTTCTCGACCATGAAGgtggcactctgtccttctacagagtctccaTGAACAGCCTGAGACACCTTTACACCTTTGACTCCAGCTTCACTGAGCCTCTGTACCCAGGCCTGTGGGCGCATGAATATTACAATTATGCGCACATCTGTCCAATTGAATAA